The following are encoded together in the Diabrotica undecimpunctata isolate CICGRU chromosome 7, icDiaUnde3, whole genome shotgun sequence genome:
- the eEF5 gene encoding eukaryotic translation initiation factor 5A: MADNLDDSHFETGDSGASATYPMQCSALRKNGFVMLKSRPCKIVEMSTSKTGKHGHAKVHLVGIDIFSGKKYEDICPSTHNMDVPHVKREDYQLTDISDDDYLSLMSDNGELREDLKVPDGEVGAQVRSEHAAGKDILCTVLKSCGEEVVIAVKTNTALDK; this comes from the exons ATGGCAGATAATCTCGATGACTCACATTTTGAAACTGGAGACTCTGGAGCCTCTGCAACCTACCCTATGCAATGCTCAGCCCTACGTAAAAACGGTTTCGTAATGTTGAAGTCTAGACCATGTAAGATTGTTGAAATGTCCACATCCAAAACTGGTAAACACGGTCATGCTAAAGTCCACTTGGTTGGTATTGATATCTTCTCAG gtaaaaaatatgaagaTATTTGTCCCTCTACACACAACATGGATGTACCTCACGTTAAACGTGAAGATTATCAGTTGACAGATATTTCTGATGATGACTATTTATCCCTTATGTCTGATAATGGCGAATTACGTGAAGATTTAAAAGTTCCAGATGGTGAAGTTGGAGCTCAAGTACGCTCAGAACATGCTGCTGGCAAGGATATATTATGTACTGTACTGAAGTCATGTGGTGAAGAA gtCGTTATTGCagtaaaaacaaatactgctctTGATAAATAA